The genomic window GCGGCGATCTCGCGTGGGAAGCCGCCTCCGCACTTGGGCTCCTGACTGTCGAAGGCGCTGTAGTCCAGCACCTCGGCCTCCTCCACTTCCCCTAAGCCTAGTTCTTCAGGCGAAGACGGCCTGAGGAGAAAATGTCTGTCAGCGTACGACGATTTCACACGCGTGATTCCTGAAGCGTGGAACCGAAGGTGGTAAAACGAAATGCTTGTGGTCTTACCCGGGCACGTCGAGAGCAAGCGGGTTGTGGGCGGCGTCGTGGAGGCCGCCGCTCTTCTTGCTGTTCCCACGCGacttcctcttcttctgcttctgtTTCTGCTTGCCCTTGTCCTTCTTCCTGGACCTGGAGCGCTGTTGGTGGCCCTTCACCGTGTGGTCGACAGAGGTGACCGGGGGGTCGTACACATCTGGGGCCCAATTAACGTGGCGGACTCCAGTTGGCGATGTTTCACCACTTCTCTCACGGCCTCCTTTCATAGCGGAGACGAGAAGCCTTGACGTCGACTAGACAGAAAATAGGAAGGGGATGTGTATAAATGATCCGAAGCAAGGCAAAGATAAAGTGCATTTTCCTTGATTACAGTATCATCATATTGTGAAAGCCTAGCTTAAATGTACAACTACAGCAAATGGGAACAGAACTGAACTCAGCGCAGTTTCATGATCAACTTAACATAACAAGTTTAAGCTTAGCTCATTCAAATTCACACCACAGATTGATGAGCCTACAGCCTACACAGCCGGACACAATAACTCAATAGGCACAACAAATCATATAATTGGCCTGGGAACTGAAAAGTAAATGGCATGGTCACATCAAACAAGAGAACTTTGGAAATCCAAATGCAGACAGGTGAAACATGTTTCACAACAAGAACACGGCTGAGAGGCTAGTAATACACCACAACATATTATTGCTGCCTTTTGAAGTTGCTAAACATTTTTCACCTAGGAAAACCAATGTCAGGATATTATAGCAAGAATACCCCTCTTCCTGGTGCCATTCATAATTTCCATTTAGGATGTGGCTACACCAGACCTGACGCACCCCTTTTCCATTCATAGAGATACTTCCTCTAACAGAGTATGCTAAAAGCATCATGGGCGTAGCTGAAGCAAACAAAGCATGGTTTAAAATGTTGAACTCACCGGAAAGGACGACGAACGCTCATAAGTTGAAGATTCCTTTGGTTCAATGTGATTGGAGATTGCATGGGAGCTCCCATCACCTCCTTTGCCTCTCTTTATTCCTGAGCTGGGAGAACCTGAAGTATCCACTTCAGTCTCCAAAGAACCAACATCCCTGCCTTGTTTATGAGTTCCTTTCTGGCTATGATGGAGTTCCACACATGAACGTGGAGCCTGCCCCGCTGGAGGAAGTGCCTCCTCTAGCAGAGCTATGTCATCCTTGCAGACAGAAGACATACCGTGACCCTCCATGGGTAATTTTTCAGAATCAGAAGCCAAATCACCCATAAAGTCACTTGTCACTGCAAGAAAGTAGTTTGATATTAGTGGTATGCATGGAAACTACAGGGTCATCAATCGATAAAATCAATGGTTATCTATCATCATAGTGTGACTGTGGACAGAGATATTATTTTCCTGTGTATGAAATACATTCGAGGTTTCCCGGAAAAATAAAAATACATTCGAGGTGTCATAAGAAGCAGAGGGGCCGGTCAAGTTTTCAACTAACTTGTCATTTGCCAAGCAAGGTTGACCTCATAACCAAAAGAAGTTAAGATGAATTCTCATATTTGTTGAACAAATTAAGTACATCACATCAAGGACAAACAGAAAGACATTAGCAACCATGCTCCACTGTCTCAAATCAAATACCAAAAACAAGAATGCAAACTAAATAACATCAATCTGTAAAGTTTATGGTTATCACCAAAGTGTGACTGTGGACGGACATACATTTTTCTTGTGGTTACAACATTTGAGGGGTCAGAAGAAGCGATGAGAAGTGCCAGCGACAGGCCAGATTACCGGCCAACTTGTAGTTTGCCAAGCAAGGTTTACTTCATAGTGAAACGAGTTTTGCATGATGAATCACATCAGTTGAACAGATCAAGTACATAGCAACCATGTTCCACTAATTCAAACACCAAAGACAACAAATGCCATATCAGCGGATAAAAAAAAATCTGTGAAATGCCAGTAGCAACCCACTCTATTCTTGCTAAACTCTGTCCAGTGATGATCTATCCTGCTGCGCACAAGAGTTTACTTACTAGCCCTTTATTAACTCCCCAATCCCCCAATCGTGGCCGGCTCATTCTGTGCGATCTTACTAGAAACAAACAGGGCAGGATCGCTCACCCTGTGGCGGCGCAGATCGGTACGGCGTGATCCCTGGTTGTAAAGTACCTGAGCTGCTGAGAAGCAATCGGCGATCAGCGGAGCCCACGGAGTAAGCAGATCCGGTCCGCGGTTGAGCGAGATCGGTCCGAGTTGTCGAGAAATGCCGGGGGaggggcgagtgagggagaggggttAGATGGGTGAGGCAGCGCGTAGGTGAGGGGAGGGAGTTAGGAGAGGTGGGAGTGCCAAGGGCGGGGGGGAGGGGAAGGGGGCTTGAGGCGGGCGTCgccgaacgaggaggaggaggagggttcgGCGCCCGGCACCGGCTGCATCGTGCCCGAGCCGGCGCGCCGCCGGAGGGACGGCAGCGACGGCGTGGGGGAGGTGGAGTCGGCCGGCGTCGGCGAGATCTGGATGGATGGAAGGTTCTGTTGGCTTGTGTTTGGAGGATGGAATGGGAATGCGCCCTgtgggaggaggacgacgacgactggACCTAGGCCAGCTTGTTTCTTCTGTCGGAAATATCTGCAGCAATGGGCCTCGGCTGGGTTCCGAAAGGCCCAGTCAAGATTGAGCCCAGCTCACTCGCTTACCATGTTTGGGAGCAAATCATTAGCTAAGGATTACCCCTCATCTTGTCAGCTGTTGACAAGTGATGCACTGCATGTGTGTCGAGATCTTAAGGACTAGACCCCATGTTAATAGGTTTCAGCAaatattttttcatgaaaaaatcaTAAACCGACGGAAACCAAAAGCAAATTCAGTTCTATTTATGAAAAAAAAAAGGCTACCGAGGAAAAAATATGGTTGCGGTTTTCACTTTTTTGAAGCACTGGTTgtgctgtggggggggggggggggggcactgatTGTGCTTGTCGTGGAAGCAAGGTTATTCTTCTCTTAGGAGTAAGGGTGTGCTTCTCACAATTTGTGTGTCTTGCAGAAGCAAATTTGTGGTTCCACAAGTAGCACATCATAGTGGCAGAAAGCATAGGTTGTGCCTTTCGCATAAGCAAATCCTTGATGTGCATGTTGTAAATGCGCATGCCATTTTTTTTGGAAGCACATCTGTGGTTCTTGCAAAAGCACAAGTTGTGCCTCTTGCGGAAAAACCAAGCAAAAACGGAAAAGTCAAGAACCCAAAAAATCTAAAATTCAAAAACGCTCatgaaaaatatttaaaaaatccaGAGGGAGCGTCCAACACGCCACATGTGGTGGTGGCTGGGGCACCACTTGGCATGCTCGCAAGCAAAAACAAAACACCCTTGCTAGAGCATCCTAAGAGGTAACCTTTAGTTAGCTGCTCTCCTTTCACGCGGTTTATCATGGATGTGTTTGATCAGTTTTTTCAAGCGttctttctttttgtttctgtAGTGGTTTTGATAGGTTTTTTACATGGTATTTTTCGGTTTGTTCTCTGGTGATTTTGACTGGGTTTTCCCCGTTTGTTGATGGTTTATGTGTTTACTTCATCCGTCTTCCTCAATGTTCTGTGTGTTATTcacctgtttttttgtttttttcttcaatACGTGtctaattttttttaaaagacATGGTACATTTTTGTATATATGTGGAGCATTTTTTGATACACGTGAAATAATTTTCAAATATGGatctactccctccggtccttttagtctgcatataagttttgtccaaagtcaaagtatctctaatttgaccaaacttatagaaaaagtaTCAGCATTCACAATAACAAACCAATATCACTGGATTCATTATGTAacgtagtttcatattttatatatttgtATTGTACATGTTGATATTCTAAAATATATTTTTTgtcaaagtttgacttgacacaaatctaatacgcAGACTAAAAAGCACCGGATGGAGTACATGTTTTTGAAACACGTgttgaaacattttttttcaatgATACACAACATTTTTACACTGTGTAAATTTTTTTAAGAGTTTTTTACCATTTATGCCGCTAGTAGCATCTCGCTACTCAGCTTTGCCATATGGACTTTCAgctgctcaaaaatgccactagACATTATTACTGTCAGCTCAAAAGATATTTACCATGCCATATAACTAAAATAGcaatggacccacatgtcagcacTGCCTCTTTCTCACTATGATACAATGTGGGTCTCACTCAATCCTCAAAAGCGTTCTTATTATCCTGTAAAATTATATGGTTGCTTACCGCTGACAAGTGGGggcacacttatcattgtgagatactGTAGAGAGCTAACATGTAGGTCTAGAGGTATTTTGgccatataacatggtcaacgaattTGACCATACAATAACGGTGTCTAATGACACTTCTAAACAAATATCTAAGGGAACGATGGCATATTTTAAGTGTCTAATGCCATTTTGAGCCGACATCTCACGAAACGATGACTTTTTTAGCAGTGTAATTTCTAATGGCAAAAGTGAGTAGTGAGACATAGCTAGCGGCAataatgataaaaaccattttCTTAATGtcttgaacatattttttaaaacatTTGAGCATTATTTTAAATGTCACATGAATTTTCTTAAAGGTATGAAAGATTTTCAAAAAAATTACAAGAACTTTGTATAAACATTTTTTTTCAATGTtataaatatttttttgaaaaaattgaaaCTTTTACATACATTTTGAATGCCATTAAAAGTTTCTAAAAGTTGTGCCAACGATTTTTAACATTGcataaatattttttttaaatgtcagGGACATTTTTTAAgacacatgaacattttttttatttaCATTTCTTTTGAATGGCAATAATATATTTTGAAAGTTGCACGGACACTTTTAAGTGCTGCATAAACATTTTCAATATAATATCTGTATTCAGGTTTTGCAATGTAAATAAAATTATAAAGGAAAAAtggaaataaaaaaattgaaaccaaCGAGTGAACGAAGTAGTGTCCGACGCAACTACGTTTCTTTGGTTGGCCCATTTAGGGAGCGATCTAGGCAACGATCTGCTGCGCTCGGGATCGTTGTAAACGGTACATTGCTACGGCCCGTCTCTTTAGTTGGGGTTTTTATTCTTCTTTTCACTTTTTATCTTTAAAAAAATAATTCGGTGGTTTTTTTATATAGGTTCTCACAGGTTTTAttcatttttactttattttttactttttaacACATGTTTACATTTTTGTACACAAGGCATACTT from Triticum aestivum cultivar Chinese Spring chromosome 3B, IWGSC CS RefSeq v2.1, whole genome shotgun sequence includes these protein-coding regions:
- the LOC123072873 gene encoding uncharacterized protein — protein: MGDLASDSEKLPMEGHGMSSVCKDDIALLEEALPPAGQAPRSCVELHHSQKGTHKQGRDVGSLETEVDTSGSPSSGIKRGKGGDGSSHAISNHIEPKESSTYERSSSFPSTSRLLVSAMKGGRERSGETSPTGVRHVNWAPDVYDPPVTSVDHTVKGHQQRSRSRKKDKGKQKQKQKKRKSRGNSKKSGGLHDAAHNPLALDVPGPSSPEELGLGEVEEAEVLDYSAFDSQEPKCGGGFPREIAAARTCFPAAEAS